The following DNA comes from uncultured Fretibacterium sp..
CTCGAAATGGGAGGAGCGTTGGCCGAGGGTGGCGCGGCGGAGAGGAGCTCGTTGGGGGCCTCCCTGCCCTCCTCCCTGGTCATGCGGACCGGAGACCTTGAGCCGAACGCGAAGGATGGCGGCGCGGAGGATGAGAGCAGATCTTTTGTGGGCGCGAGCGTGGCCGCGGGTGATTCCGCGGATGGCGACCCCTCGGATCCGGACCCGGTGGAGGGGGGCGGTGCGCCGCTCCCTCCCTCTGTCCTTGCGGAGGTTGCCGCCCTCCAGCAGGGGGCGGCGCTTGAGGGCTCGGAGGGCCGGCCCGAATTGAAGGAGGTCCCCGCCGCCAGGGACCGGGTCGCCGATTCCATGTCCATCGCGGTTCCGCCCGACTGCCCCGAGCGGGCTGGCGAACTACGTTCCTTGGGGGAGGAACCCTTGCTTTCGAGGCTTCCCGGAGCCCGCCGGGAGATGGGGAGGAAGGTCCCCGTCCCCGCGGGGGAGAACGATGCCGTGGAGCAGGCTGCGTCCGCCCCGGAGGGGGACGAAGGACCCGGCGTCGGGTCGGCCCTGAGGTCTCCCCGCGAGGGGACGGGGCGGGAGGGCGGCCGGGAATCCGGCGGCGACGCCTCCCGGAGGCGTTCCCGTGGGGCGGAGGCGGCCCGGAGCAACAGCTCCGAGGAGCTCCCCCGGAGCGCGGAGAGGACGGAATCCCGGCCGGACTTCCAGTCCTTTTTCGACGGCATCCTGGCGAACCGCCGTCCTGCCCAGCCTCAGGCGGCCCCCTTGGAATTGAGCCGAGGGGCGCAGCCGGGCGAGCTCCTGCGCGAGGGAGTCGAGAACGTGGTGCGATTC
Coding sequences within:
- a CDS encoding flagellar hook-length control protein FliK yields the protein MAEAFPFVQVSTPGQGFGDGVKGGKKGLDEPADPQLFSSLMAQYASVPGAEREVEPPALERVFEALKGGHSQLSPEALKLLASLKEGLEREAPEALPLMKEAAEGALNAIPEEGLRRLEALLSRAANRLEMGGALAEGGAAERSSLGASLPSSLVMRTGDLEPNAKDGGAEDESRSFVGASVAAGDSADGDPSDPDPVEGGGAPLPPSVLAEVAALQQGAALEGSEGRPELKEVPAARDRVADSMSIAVPPDCPERAGELRSLGEEPLLSRLPGARREMGRKVPVPAGENDAVEQAASAPEGDEGPGVGSALRSPREGTGREGGRESGGDASRRRSRGAEAARSNSSEELPRSAERTESRPDFQSFFDGILANRRPAQPQAAPLELSRGAQPGELLREGVENVVRFARVNGGHRASLIVDPPALGRVTVELSTGTSGLEANIKVSSEQVRQLVQDQIVQLRMSLAQQGVQLAQFSVDVQQDDGRRQQGFSRGQGGRRRARGEASGEDDEAANAVFRVDLNQGLLHWVG